The Eurosta solidaginis isolate ZX-2024a chromosome 4, ASM4086904v1, whole genome shotgun sequence genome includes a window with the following:
- the LOC137249468 gene encoding pancreatic lipase-related protein 2 isoform X2 produces MRGFQRLDPRRKLALFLHGWNDEGSKGWVQDLLKTWTYFAPDYNVCVVDWGHLSQVDYKSASMSIFDVGLTVAGIIISLENLRPRYFSRRNVTLAGYSLGAHAAGYAGAMLNGEVEQIIGLDPAGPLFTFPAIVSHELRLDRTDAQFVQVLHTSGGTLGTSVKSGHADFYPNGGKAPQRHCRILVTDIQNNAVACSHSSSAVFFKHSMNPAFPFVGYNCSSYDNFKRGLCVLSHRRRFGIHSQHRSYGDFYFDTKPQAPYVQRKWEQRRSQKRWRQYKRQQWQRLYGVRTIEEASARDLLITELAATGRTMVYPRQHQWQRRRRRYRRLN; encoded by the exons ATGCGAGGATTTCAGCGTTTGGATCCGCGCCGCAAATTGGCGCTATTTTTGCATGGCTGGAATGACGAAGGAAGCAAAGGGTGGGTGCAAGACTTGTTAAAAA CCTGGACGTACTTTGCGCCAGATTATAACGTATGCGTCGTTGATTGGGGCCATCTTTCACAGGTTGACTACAAAAGCGCCTCAATGTCAATATTTGATGTTGGCCTTACTGTAGCTGGTATTATTATATCTTTGGAGAATTTACGTCCAAGATATTTCTCTCGGCGCAATGTCACATTAGCTGGCTATAGTTTGGGTGCACATGCGGCGGGCTATGCAGGCGCAATGCTAAATGGTGAGGTTGAACAAATAATCGGTCTAGATCCCGCAGGACCACTATTCACTTTTCCTGCCATTGTCTCACATGAGCTTCGTCTCGACCGCACAGATGCACAGTTCGTGCAAGTGTTGCATACATCGGGCGGTACATTGGGTACAAGCGTGAAAAGTGGACATGCCGACTTCTATCCGAATGGTGGAAAAGCGCCACAAAGGCATTGTAGAATTTTGGTTACGGATATACAGAATA ATGCGGTCGCGTGTAGCCATAGTTCATCGGCTGTGTTTTTCAAGCATTCCATGAACCCAGCATTTCCGTTTGTGGGCTACAATTGCAGTAGTTATGATAATTTTAAGCGAGGTCTATGTGTCCTTAGTCACCGCCGGCGGTTTGGCATACATTCCCAACATCGAAGCTATGGTGATTTCTATTTCGATACAAAACCACAAGCGCCATACGTCCAACGCAAATGGGAGCAACGTCGATCACAAAAACGTTGGCGTCAATATAAGCGACAACAATGGCAACGGTTGTACGGTGTACGAACGATAGAAGAAGCATCGGCAAGAGACTTATTGATAACAGAACTAGCAGCAACAGGAAGAACGATGGTATATCCACGACAGCATCAATGGCAGCGACGTCGACGTCGTTACCGACGTTTAAATTAG